The Pyrus communis chromosome 5, drPyrComm1.1, whole genome shotgun sequence region ttttacATATTCAAACTCTTGCTTTCCAGGAATCCGAATGAGTGGGAATGAAATGATGAGAAATTGACATTTATGGCATATTTGTAAGTTTATACCTTATGCACTGGtgaattgtttatatttttttggggtATTTCTTTAGTCTGTCTGTGACCCTCTGTTGCTTGAACGTTTGAAACTATATATCCAAAGAAATGATGATGTTGCATGCTTACACCTGTAATCTCACAAGGGTATATCCCCGGTATATTATTATCCTTCAATTATGCATATGATTATTCATTTTATATCTAATTGTTAGGCTGTATGATTTTGTTTATTACTGGTTTGGAATGTAGGTTTTAGTTAACGCCTTTGGCAGCTTAAGCTTTTGGATTAGTGGTAATCAGCTGACAAAATCTATCACGATATACTCTACGATAATCttcaatattatatttttaaagcaACATAAAATGGTTATATTATCATGCAAATTGACAGTCTGACAACATAAAGATGTGTATGGATAGACAAGTCTGACGAAGTGAGATACACACCTGGCATCTTGCGTTTGGTTCTATCGTCTAAGGGAAATCGTCCCAATGTTTAGAGAATATATACTTTGATACCATACGCGAAGTATTTCTAATTGATCGTGATAGTATTGTTTACGTTATATCTTGATGAAATAAGaatgagaatatatattttgATACTATCTGTGAAGCATTTCTGTGAAATTGCTCAATCCTGTCTTTCCTTGAAGTAAGTCCGGAGGGAGCAACTTCTACCGCTAATTCAGGCTAAACTCGATCACTAGACAAGCCGCAAATTTTCTTGTGAGAATCAAATCAACCAAATCTAGTTGGTTTCATGCTTTTAATCCTCATTTGTGcatttgaatttgaataaattGCGATTGATTGTGTCTTTATCTCTTCGCTTTGTACCTTATTCTAGTAATGATGGACTTTCTTGCGTTACAAGTAATACCAAACCTATGAGAATTTGGCTTCCAATTGCGATTCTACTTTTAAGTTCGAacaatcatattcctaatttaaaaaatgaaaaaatctACATTTGATTGTATGTGGATTGACTAAATTTTATTGGCTTCGAACCACCTACTAGTGTTCGTTTTTTGCACGACAAAATTACACCTGCGAGAATTTTGAgtgattatttcatttttctattcTAATACATATGATGTTGAGGGGAGGCGTATTCACACATAGAACCTCAAGTGCACATATACATGCTCAAAACTGCTTGAGTGCTGAGCTCCCTTACAAGtagtgtttattttattttagtttttgaacgaacgatattatttatattaaagaaAATAGAGTATATTTAATCtaataatgggctagcaataatgtggttcaaattcacttttgatgaaaatcgaacctaaatcttttcacttacaaatgaaaaggaatgccattagatcgtagtactaagtgacaaatatttattttattagtaaTTAGTTGATAAGCAATTCAAGATCACTGGTCAAACATACACAAATTCAacccatcaatattttataattgcaCGTCATTAGATGAAATAAAATTATGCTGATTTGGTGGACCATAGTGTGGCTTGGATCACATGAAAGTCAaagtcaatttattttttattcaaaaaattgGTAGAGTGCTTATTGTCGTACcccaaaaaaaaggagagaaattATTTCAACTGACCACACAGCAAACAGAGGATTATTtaaggctttttagtcaaaaatggtttctgaaattgatataacttttcattttagtttatgATAATGAAAATGGATAGAAGTGATCCTAAGTTTGTCCGCCGtaaatcattttgattattttgtgaaaaatctgtCAATGTACTTGTTAAGTGAAGAGGTTGGTTTGACAATTTTATCCTTAAAAAAGTGATCACGTAGTCATTCACGTAATAATTTAACAAGgatattgacaaatttttcatGGATGACCAAAATGGTTtacggtggacaaactcagagcCCGCTTCTTTTCATTTTCAAGAACCAAAGTGGAGAGATGCCAATCTCAAAGataattttgactaaaaaaccggtttttatttatttatgatagTGATGGAAATGAAAGTTTTGATTCACGATCGAGTATGcacttattaattattatataaatggcCATTGTTCTTGATCATCCATGTTCATGAGAGCCTCTACATCCCACTCTCCACTGCAAATTCACAAAGGTTCAAATCTCTCTTTGATCAGTAGTTTGTTGATACTTGATACTTTGTCGAGTTTTTACTTTTTGAGATATTTGATCGatattttgttgatatttttttcGCTTTTTGGTGCATGACATCAGTTTATGATTGAAGAAATGATTTGCCaaccattttcctttttttttggcaGTGGACATTTTCTGTAATTAATTAGCAACAGTTAGAAGATTTATCCATGGCTAGGAATCAACAAGCTGCAGTGCTTAATGCACTTGATGTTGCCAAGACGCAGTGGTACCATTTCACAGCAATCATCATAGCCGGAATGGGATTTTTCACAGATGCCTATGATCTCTTCTCCATCTCCTACGTCACCAAACTCCTCGGTCGTATCTACTACACCAAACAAGGCGCAGAGAAGCCCGGCACGCTGCCTCCCAACGTGTCCGCAGCTGTTAACGGTGTCGCCCTATGCGGCACTTTAGTCGGACAACTCTGCTTCGGCTGGCTTGGTGACAAGTTAGGCAGAAAAAGAGTTTATGGTATAACACTCATGCTGATGGTGTTGAGCTGTATTGCATCGGGGCTCTCTTTTGGGTCTAAGCCGGAAGGTGTCATGGCAACGCTTTGTTTCTTTAGATTCTGGCTTGGTTTCGGCATTGGTGGCGACTATCCCCTTTCAGCTACGATCATGTCCGAATATGCTAACAAAAAGACTCGCGGGGCTTTCATAGCTGCTGTGTTTGCCATGCAGGGATTTGGGATTCTGACAGCTGGGATTGTCTCTATAATTGTTTCGAGCGCGTTTGATCACGCATACAAGGCACCCCCTTACTCAGTCGATCCAAATGCTTCTCTTGTTCCTCAAGCAGATTATGTTTGGCGTATCGTTTTGATGTTTGGAGCTGTCCCTGCTGTTCTTACTTATTTCTGGCGAATGAAAATGCCTGAGACAGCTCGGTACACTGCCCTTGTTGCCAATAACGCAAAACAAGCCGCATCGGATATGTCCAAGGTTCTACAAGTTAATCTCGAATCAGAAGACGTTCAAATCATGGAAGATCCAGATAGTAAAGCATTTGGCTTGTTCACGAAGGAGTTTGCTCGCCGACACGGGCTTCACCTCCTTGGTACCACCACTACTTGGTTCTTATTTGACATTGCGTACTACAGCCAAAACCTTTTCCAAAAGGACATATTCAGCACAATCGGGTGGCTTCCAGCAGCAGAAACCATGAACGCCATTGAAGAGCTCTATAAAATTGCAAGGGCACAAACACTAATAGCATTGTGCAGTCTTGTTCCAGGGTACTGGTTTACGGTGGCCTTCATCGATCGTATTGGAAGGTTTCCGATCCAACTAATGGGTTTCTTTTTCATGACAGTGTTCATGTTTGCCCTTGCAATTCCTTACCATCACTGGACTTTGAAACCGAACAGAATAGGGTTCGTGGTATTGTACTCCCTTACGTTTTTCTTCTCCAATTTCGGACCCAATGCCACTACCTTCGTTGTGCCAGCAGAAATCTTCCCAGCAAGGTTGAGGTCTACTTGTCATGGAATATCAGCTGCAGCAGGAAAGGCCGGAGCCATAGTAGGCGCCTTCGGGTTCTTATACGCTGCACAAAGCACGAACCCGGCCGAGACAGACGCAGGGTACCCCCCTGGTATTGGTATGAAGAATTCTCTTATTATGCTTGGCGTCATCAACTTCTTTGGCATGCTGTTTACACTGTTAGTGCCTGAACCAAATGGAAAATCACTCGAGGAGATGAGTGGTGAGACTGAGGAGTAAGGGCTCGTTTGGTATTGTAgtgcttttaaagaaaaattgtttttatattGTGAGAATAAACAACTATGAAATAAAGCAATTGAGTGGTAAAGTCTAGTTATAAAAGTTCTTTCAGCAAAAACCACAGCgtccgagaatttggtaaacttttatataaaattgttgTGAATTCAATAACTAAAAAGTCTTCATATCTCTGTGTTCCTATGTAGTGAATGACGCACAGTTCAGCCCCTGAAGTTTTGAGTAATATCATTCATATGCGCAACCTTAACTCActaataaaattatttgtacTACATTTATTGAATACATCTATAAGGGCGTGTCACTCAGGTGGAAGGCGGCGGCCCGTCAAGCTGTGCTGGCCGTGGCGCCTCGGAATACAAGGGAGGATTTGTAGTTGGGCGTCAAGGATAGCGGCTATGGTTGCTACCACCTTAGTagatttcttttgaaaaaacaaaaaatgaattaaagatttaaaaaaaaaattgaagactaTTTCGAATTCCTAAGAAATAACGCAGAGGTTTTCAGCAAATTAAAGAAATCTAAAcaagttttaaccaaaaaaaaaaatctaaacagATGGTTTATATTTGGTTCTAAAACAGGCCATTTATTCATAAACATATATCTTCTCGAAATTTTAGTCGTTATATTTGTATTTTGAGATGTTGATTTCCGTAACAACTGATAATTTAAACCTTGCATGCAACTCACTTGCAACTCCAGAAAATTTGGAGGAAAAAAGGATTTGACACTTTCTTTAAAATCCAAGTTCAAAGGTAGagtttggtttaaaaaaaaaaaaatagtgtggTCATCctaaatcaaattaagaaagaaatCAAAGGGAGTTTTTAAAATATGATGCTTAGTTCAACTCCAGAATATTTAGTTTGGGCTGGTATTTTCAATGGAATTTAGCCCAAAACAAGTTTTAACtcaaaatctcttttttaaCCTAATGATGGGAGAAATTTTGAAGGAGTGACTCAAGTACTGGAATTGGTCTTAGTTCCGTATATAAATAATGTAAAAGCAAAGAAATTGTTTGCAGCCTAACTGCTACACCGAAGTTATCAGTGTTGACGGTCACAAACGTATTTTCATTTACGCAAAACGGCATATAGCTGTTGGTGAAGAAATTACTTACAATTATAAGTTTCCTCTGGAGGAGAAGAAGATTCCTTGCAACTGTGGTTCGAAAAAGTAAGATCTGTCTTTACAGGAATGCATGTTCTTAATTTTGTGGTCTTTTTGATCTTCTTTGTGTTTCcacaagaaaaatattattatttcattttatcttcataaaatttgtttcaaaaCGCCCTGGAGAACGACCTGTGGTTATGTATACTACTAAGAATCATCTTTTATTCAGGTGTCGTGGATCATTGAATTAGGAAGGCGTTTGAGTTCGCTGGTAAATAATGTACACAATTCTTCCTTCAATGAAGTTTTGTAATTGGATTCTGTTCATGCTAATTATCATTCAATGTTTTGCAGGCTATGCATTGAGTTATGTCTTGCATGTTGTTGGCGTTGCAGTATACTTTCTCAGAGGTatgttttgcctttttttttttttttttttttttttttttggtaaaattggGGGTCAAAAGACCCAAGAAAAACAACTAACTATTAACAAAACGGGTATGAGTAATTgcctattgtgtggcttagccgaacttccTCCCTCTCTTTAGTGTAAagatatcgatgtactaaaaaaaaaaaaaacactttggaGTATGTGGTATACAAGAACAATAAAGAAATGGTAGGATTTTCTGAAATCAAACTTGTAATTTCTCTAGGGCTTTTGCTGaaaacaaacttcaaaaaataaaacttttttttttttttttttttttgttgagccGAGGTTAGCAAGGAACATGATCGCGAAGGATACATTGTGAATTTTTAGCCGCCGGTTGAATGGCATTGGCCAAAAAGCAAGATTGGGGAAATGATAAGGCCGAAGAAGCATTGAGAACAATGTCATTACGTCCTTGGATTTTATGCATACATGTACAGAATCTGCCTCGACACATAGCAATTCCGCCTGTGTCTTAATGTTTATTAGGCACTGCCGGTCCCAAGCCCGGATAAAGGAGGAGGGTTGTCAAAATCTTTGGTATGTACAATGCTGCGGGATATTGAAATGTTTCTTTCCATTGATGTATGTGAGTTTCATATGCATTATTTAGTCAAGATTCAGAGTGCCCACCAATCCTAGTGGTGCTCTCTAAGTTAACATGTGGTGCTTAAAACTGGATTGAATTGGACTAGATAATTCACTAGGATTGtagtatttttttatgtaaGAAACGATTCCTCCTTATTCTACAAGTCGAATTTAGGTCTCTTATTTGCGAGAGGAGAAGAATATGCTTGAGACAATGggttggcttttttttttggtacatcgatatttttacactaaggagaaGGGGAGTTCGGCAAAGAcacacaatgggcagcctaagttggtatcaaattcgccattcatgagattcgaacctaagatctctcactttcaagtgaagagaaataccattagaccatagtactgagTGGTAATAGGTTGGCTTTTTTAAATTGGGAAGAAATCCATTCCTTTATTTATGGTCATGAATTATGGTGTTGAatgtttattattttgtttaaaaaaagagtgaaaaaatCTTAATGTATGTTATGCACAAAgcaaatggaattgaaatgactCTTTCCTTAACTTATTTCAAACTGTTTTGAATGTGATAATTGAAAGAGGTTGACAAGGTAGAATCCCTTTCGATTAGGTAATTATTCCTTGAATGGATCTCCCGAATTTACTAATAGCATCCGTAATAAAATTAACTCGCTTTTTTTTACATCTTAATTGGACTATTTCATGTCATTGGGGGTGAGTGTAGCGAGTAGGGTTACGTCTAAAGTTCGATACTCATATCATATGTAACTAAAATCAAAagaattttcattaatttatattatataaccAATTAGTCAGTCAAAATTTTGGCAACATAATTAAGTTTTTAGTTAAACTTCTAACCTAAGAAAGGCCAAGTACATTTCACACCATATAGGTTTATTGTCCTTTTTATAATGGACCATGAGGTTCTAATTTCACACTACCAGTTCACATTTTCACATTCTACGGATTTACATCTTTATCGGAAAAAGAAAGTTATTTTTATGTCTCCCGTTTCTCTCATtgcactccttttttttttttttttaatagtatttaTTGAACTCAAAACATATATAGCATGTCATCGTTATTTAAGAGTCGGATTTAAGATTTTTCACTTgctagtaaaaaaaaatcactaagcCGTATGTTAGTTGGTATGTAATTAGTTATTACGATGCTGATAGTTACATGAGATAATTTAGTAACGTTGAGTGAACATCATTGGTAAAATGCTactaattattttcatttttttaacaagCGATATTATTCACACTAAATGAGgggtgagtttagcctcacaataaactagcaataatgtgttcAAATTCGCTCATGGCGAGAATCAAATTTAAGATcttttacttacaaatgaagaaaaatactactaaaTCGTATTAAGTTACActaattccttttattttactTAACCAGACGGATCTacttaataagaaataagtgaATAA contains the following coding sequences:
- the LOC137733773 gene encoding low affinity inorganic phosphate transporter 1-like — translated: MARNQQAAVLNALDVAKTQWYHFTAIIIAGMGFFTDAYDLFSISYVTKLLGRIYYTKQGAEKPGTLPPNVSAAVNGVALCGTLVGQLCFGWLGDKLGRKRVYGITLMLMVLSCIASGLSFGSKPEGVMATLCFFRFWLGFGIGGDYPLSATIMSEYANKKTRGAFIAAVFAMQGFGILTAGIVSIIVSSAFDHAYKAPPYSVDPNASLVPQADYVWRIVLMFGAVPAVLTYFWRMKMPETARYTALVANNAKQAASDMSKVLQVNLESEDVQIMEDPDSKAFGLFTKEFARRHGLHLLGTTTTWFLFDIAYYSQNLFQKDIFSTIGWLPAAETMNAIEELYKIARAQTLIALCSLVPGYWFTVAFIDRIGRFPIQLMGFFFMTVFMFALAIPYHHWTLKPNRIGFVVLYSLTFFFSNFGPNATTFVVPAEIFPARLRSTCHGISAAAGKAGAIVGAFGFLYAAQSTNPAETDAGYPPGIGMKNSLIMLGVINFFGMLFTLLVPEPNGKSLEEMSGETEE